The following DNA comes from Miscanthus floridulus cultivar M001 chromosome 5, ASM1932011v1, whole genome shotgun sequence.
TTCAAAAGAGCAATCGaaccaacctagttcttcactaCAAAATTTGGAGCTGTCGTTGCCCATATCATTTTCTCATGCAGGTAGGGGCATGTAACTACTGAATAACTGAAACAGACATACAAGATTGTGACTGAAGATGCATATtggtcctactagtacaggtgtgCTTATTATTCAAAATCAGCGAGGTCCTCCAGTTCTCCTCTTGCGGTTCAAGATCACATTGAGCACCTGAAGGTGCTCGTCGTTCGAGATATGGAGATGCACGCGAAGGTCACTGAGCAGACCCTCCTTCTCCCAGCTCAGCGCGTTACCGCACGCATGGAACGCCTTCATCAGAGCAGCGTAGGCCTCCAGCTCCAGATGGTGGATGTGTTCCCGCaccgtcgtcgaccccatcgtctgaTGCCTCAGTGGCTCGCTTTTGATCTCACGTGATTCAGCTGTGTCGTCAcaatgttgttcttccttgacggGTTGTTCTTCCTTGATGATGGGTTGTTCTTTCTTGACGGGTTGCAGCTGACCGGCCTTCTGAACGTTGCAAGGCATGGTGGTGGGAGCTGCAGGGCAATCCTTGCCGGCGTCGATGCTCCTGGTTCTGCTGTCACTGTCACTGtcactgccactgccactgctgCTGTCATCTGAAGACGAGTCGGAATcactgtcgtcgtcgtcgtcgtcttcctcctccttgTCGTCCTTGCgctcgtgctgctgctgctgttgctgctgatggtcatcatcatcatcgggatTAATGCCTATCCCAACGTCGTTGTCACAATCTTCGCCGCTCATCTCGTCCCGCTTGTTGTTCACGCACACGTTTGGGATGGGTTCTTGCTTAAGCCTCTTGGTATTGTCCTCAAATCCCTTGACATGGGAGGTTGTGTGAGAAGCAGAACCCAACATGCCGAAGCTCCTCTTCTGCAAGAACGGCGTGAAGCCTGGCGCCATGGGCTTGTAGCCGCCTTTGCCTCTGCCGACGCCCATGCCGACGATGGCACGAGGCTGCATCGCGCTCTGGACGGCGACATggttatcctgatggaaaaagAACCATGGCGACATATCAGGAAACGTGCTCTCCAGATGTAATAGAATCGATCTATTATTGACGCGcacgggagagacggcgatggCCTTACCTTGTGGAGCGCGACCCAGACGTCGTCTAGGAGCACCTGGCGGACGCGGAGCCTTTGCGCCGGGACCGTGAGGACCTTGGCCGCGCCGACGATCTTGACGTCGAAGTGGCGGTCGTTGGCGGCCGCAGGACCCTGGACCTCGGCGCACTTCCACAGGCAGTCGTCGTCGTCGAACACCTCGACCATGTCCCCGGCATCCAGGTCGCGCGGCACCGgcgcgggcggcgggcgcggccggACCGACTTCCTCGAGATGCGCCCGGacacctcgccgtcgccgtcgtgccaCCGCAGGGTGTACGAGTGGCCGTTGCCCCACGTGACCTCGCCGCTGCGCCACGCGCCCACCGGCGACCCGGCCTCCTGCGTCCACACCTCCACCGGGTTCCCTTTCCTGATCCTCATCGCTCggcctcaccgccgccgccgccgcgcacccgCTCTTGCCCTCCCTCTCCTTTGTACTACTACTTGGCAAGTTCTTGGAGTCGTATCCCCAACAATCCGCGAGAAATCTCCAAGCAGCCGAACCGCCTGGATTGGGTGGAGATATATAGATCGCCGAGTCGGCGGGCTCCAATTCCGCCTCGGTTGCCGAGTTGTAGGCCGGGACGGACATGTACGCCGATTttattttttggcaaaaaaagaAAACGAAAAAAAATTTGCAGGCATAATATATACTACTATTACATTTATAATTGAATCAaaatcagatccgaatacaaataggttgggttgggctgctcggtttcgcacagcagggACGGAAGGAAAAAGAAAGGTGCGTGTATCGAGTGCACATCGCCGGCGAAGGGGCCTAGGCACGGCGCCGGCGGCCGCCCAATCAGTCGCCACACGGGAGAACTGCGAGGCAGCGAGGGAGATTATATACAGTGCTAAATCGATGGTCCGGCCTATAGCTGGCCATTTGGCCCGAGCactatgggccggcccaagcacgACATGAAGAAGCACGGCCTAGAAACAGCCCGGTCCGACGCTCATCGTGCCAGTGCCTGGCACGGCCCGGCCGTAGTGCCGTGCCTGAGCCTTGATATCGGCCCGCAATaccggcacgggcacggcacggATAATGGGCCGGCATGATAGCGGCCCGATTCCTCCCAGCCGTTGGATGCCACCAGCACCGTTAGATGAGCGAAGAGTGGCATATATAAAGAAATGTGTGCATGGAACCCTAGCTAACTCTCCTCTCTAGCTCTCCTGCGCAGCTGCACTCTCACTCTCGGTCTCTCCCCGCCCCTCCCTGCTTCTCTCACACACAGAGATGCGCAGGCGCGTCGGCATGGGCGGCTTCCCGCTCGTGAAGCTGGCAGCGGCGGCCCTAGCCCCAGCCCCGGCACTGCGGCGGCGACCCAGGCCCCAACCCCGTCACTGCGGCGGCGGCCCCGAGCTCCCGGCGGTGGCCTTGCGGCGCGGCCTCGGCCTCCTGGCGGCATCGGCGGCCCCGGCATAACCTATGATGTGTGGATTTATGAGAAAGATATTGGGGATTTCTCGATCTGTGTTCCTTGATGGATTTTTCTTTTATTCATCGATCTATTTCCCTTCTCGATCTGTGATTGCTAAGTTTTCTTTTTACGATAGTACCTGGAACGGCACTAGCACGGTGGGCCGCCGTGCTCGGTGGCATGACACGGCATGGATAAGAGGTCGTAGTGCCATGCCTAGGCTAAGACGGCGGCACTATCAGGCACGGCACGGCTACGCTACCGTGCCGCGTAGTGCCGTGCCTACCCGTGTCGTGCCTGGCCGTGtccgtgcccgtgccgtgccgtgcggcCCGTCTGGCCATGTATAGTCCGGCCCGACAGGCCGACACGACAGAGGACCAAgttagtttttttctttttttttataggGCGGGCGCGCCTCCGTCCAAACACACACAGCTCTGACACCTGCACCCCCGTCGCATCAAACACCCTATGCTCGCATTAAATCCCGCGACAGCAATAGTGTCCGGCAGCCCGCGACCCATCCCACGCCTCGATCCCATCCCGCCGCCCCCGCGTCAAGCCCGTTGTGCTCCTTCCCCGCCACGCCGCGGCGCCATCCCCCGCCGCGGCCCCGTCCCCTGCCATGATCTCTCTTGGCCGCGCCCATTCCCCGTCCTAACATTTCATCTCCTCTACAACATCCGTCTGACCGTTGCAACATATACAATATAATATTGAAACATAtttgtatagtcattgcaacatccagatgaaacactttgcAACATGCGGCTGAAATAGCtgacatttggaacatacatttgCAGCATATatctgaaacatgtgaaacatacacttaaaacatacgtgcGAAgctattgaaacatatgcaacaccaatTTTTTTTGCAGCATCCAgctgaaacaaatgaaacatacaAATAAAACATATGAACCAGAAACCCGTGAAACATATGGTTGCAAAAAGGCTCGTCGACGCGTCATTTGGAACATACTTTGCAACATACacctgaaatagatgaaacatgtgaaacatatgtgcaaagctattgcaacatatgcaacaccagatctttttataatatccagataaaacacatgaaacatacagatgaaacacatgaaGCGTACATCTGAAATGCGTGAAACATACGGTTACAAAAAGGCTCGTCGATGCAGAGCTCGATGCCGACGCGGAGTTTGATGCCACAGAGTGACGCGGCGATCGCCTGTGCGAAGCTCATCAATGGCACAGGCCTCGGCAGTGGTGGCAGCAGGCGGATGAGCGTGCGGCCGCAGAGGGCAACACTAGTCCGGGCGGGTGGCGCGATTCCGAGTACGAGGGGGAGGTGGGGGTGGGAGCGAGCGGGGCACGCGTCGGGAGGGAGCGAGTGGGGCACCGAGCGCGCGTCGTGGGCGGGAGCAGCAAGGTGGACACGTTTAAGCATTAGCGTTTTTAGAAATGTGTAAGACTATAAGGGCTGTTTGCCATATGGCTCCGGGAGGAGCCACTCGAGCCTCAAATCCTAGCTCCTCCGGCTCCAGCGGTTTCTTAATGCATTTTGACTAGAGCCGGAGTCGTTTTGAACAGTGCTACAATTATCTCCAGTACGCTGCAGTACCCGgcaggaggaggagccggagcaCTTGGGAGTGGCGCCAAACAAGCACTAAGTTCAAGCTAGTAAATGTACAACCCGGTTATTAATCAGGCCAAACTATGCCAGCCCACAGGCCCAGACATGACATTAGGCAAGTGTCATACCCGTCCAACTACCCTCCATTACATTTATatcatatctatatctatatctaaaaGAAACTTCAAGCTCTTTACATCATTCTAAATTGATAGGAATAGTTTTTCTCCAACAACTTCTTTAGTTAGATCTTTAAAATATTGTCATCCTCTATTTTGGATTTGTCGTTAGCCAAAGATAAGGACTAGCACTTTACAATGCGCATAAAATGTAGAAAAGTTGTTGGATGGTGGAAAGATATAAAAACACTCTTTATTCAAATGATTCTCCAAATGTTAATTTAAAGATTGAGTTTAAGAAAGACACATATGACTTTTAATATTAAAGAGCGAAAAAGGGATTCCTCCAATCCATTTTAACTTCACGGTGCCCTCGCGCCCTTCGTATCCTAGGGATGGATCCAGGTGTTAAAATATCTGAAAGATCTGATGTTCGTATTCATTTTAAGTTAATATGGATATCTGTATTCGTATTCAATTCTAATATGGAAACTACACAACCGTATTCACTTCATCTGATTTTCGTATTAAGAAAGATGTTTAATATTCGACAATATTTGTATTCATGAACAACAATATACCCTGTAAAAACATCTAGAACTTATATCTATGACTAGTAATTAATGtaaggccccgtttggatccttggaattgaatttattttaataattataatttggacacatattaattaagctaatatggttgtacatggattatatttgtatattattgttggctataggaaagagatacttatgtgttgcatttctGTCGTAGGGGGACGAGTTGAAGAGCATGTTACAAGTTGCAAAATAGAAACATAGaatggtgatctatagaatcaatttttaTCTCCCAccttatgaatttgagataggcttatacttgaactttgaaaagtggtggaatgtcaaattccaagccaaatagcctaatttattaagtagatttcaattcctccaaacgaaggatccaaacggcccctaaaTGATATCAATTTTAATATAGCAAATGGTATGCAATGTTTAAACTATTTAAAACTTATGTATATGGCTAATAACATTATGATGTAAAGGTTAATTTTAATATGGCTAATCATATTAATTTTAAGTACTGGCTAATCATATTAATTTTAAGTACTTTACTTATTGATGCATTGATGAAATTATTTTTATATATTCTAAACTACTTGTTATTAAATATTTATTTCAAGTTTTATTGATTCTTGACATATTTAACTATTGAAATATTTATTAAATACATATTTTATGAGTCGTCGTTATCTCCATGTGCTATATAATTATATTCTCTAAATGCAAAATAATTTTGTTCTACTAAAATCATATACAAGCATTATCTTCAAAATCTAGTAGATATCGGAATATGAATCCGAATTTGAGATATCTATTTTGTATCCATATCCGATAATATCCGTATCGGTATCCGGATTTAGAATTAAAATATGGTAAATGTGGATTCATTCCTAATTCATCGACCCATTCTCATATGAGTTGAAACAACTCCTGTCCAGCAATAATATAGATTCTGAATTTAAGATGTATTAATGAGTTGTGTTATAACACATGGGCACCCCCCGTCCACGCAACTTACGCGTTCCTGCCATGCAAAACCTCTCCGTCGCCCTCGCTGTCTTTTTTTCAGCCGCCCACAAAGTACCCACCCATCTACGTGAGTTTCTTCTCCACGCGCTTCCGTAGATGGTTTCCATATCTAATCGAGTGCACGGAGATTATTTCCGTATCACGGTGTGTATCCAATGTCTCTAGATTGCTTGGCTTGTTTATAGTGTAGACATATAGATAAACAGCACTATTCTCTTTTAGTGATAGACAGTGTATCGATCTGACAACGAGTCAGCTCATCCAATGTACTAGTTCTAGTTGTACAAATTTCCACTTCATCATCTGTTTGAACCTAGAGAGCACCGACTTTGCTTACTCAGCAAGTTACTGTTGTTCTAACCCGAACTATACCGGTGCGCGTTGAGATGGACGATGTCCTTGCCTGCCATTAGGACAGTAAGGGTTGCTTCTCTGTTAAATCTGCATACCGGGTGCACAGAGTGGTAATGAGGCGAAACCAGCAGGCTTGAAGACttgaggaggggggggggggggggggggggggggggggagctgaAGGAAGGGGAGATTTCTGGAAGAAATTGTAGAAACTTGACTATATGCCAAAGGTGAAGCATTTCCTACGGCGTTTGAGTCACAGCACCCTGACTTTCCGGAGGGTGCTACAGAGAAAGGGTATGAAAATTGACACAAACTGCTGCATGTGTGGGAGATTTGACGAAGATGGCGGCCACCTCCTGTTTAAGTGCAAGAACGTCAAAGAAGCATGGCGAGCACTGAACTTGGAAGTGGTACGGTGTGACCTTGCTCAAGCGGAGACGGCAATGGATATGATGGAGAAGGTGCTGAAACTAGAAAGACACAGAGCACGGTTGTTCTCCTCCTTTGGCTATGGTGGGATGAACGAAACAAATGGAGGGAGGAGGGAAAAAGAAGAGCAGGCGTGGAAGTGGCATACATAGCAGCGGCGTTGTCTGACAAACTGCATCAGAGGACTCTGAAACTGCTGTTGTCGGAATCCCGTCAGACATCCAGGTGGACAAGGCCAAGCGATGGGGTGCTGAAACTTAATTCTGATGGCGCGTTCCTGATGCAGACCGGTGAAGGAGGCTGGGTGTTCATCATCAGAAACCACTTGGGCGCCGTGCACAAGGTGGGAGCGGGAAGGGAGATGTTTCTCCAAAACGCTTTCCATGCCGAGCTCTTGGGAAGTCTGGAAAGCCCGGGGATGGCGGCGTCGGTGGGAATAGCGCACATTATCCTTGAGACGGACGCAAGCACAGTGAAGACTTCCCTGGAGGGCGATAGATTACCACCTGTCCCCGTTTGGGGGTCTGATCACCGAAATAAAGTAGCTAATGGCATCTGAGTTCGTATCATGTATTGTTTTCGTTTGTCCTCGAGTCTGTAATAAGCTGGCTCATGAACTAGCGTCTTTCGGTTGTATGTTGCCTAGTGGCTCTCATGCTACTTGGGATGCTGAACCTCAATACCTCGAGGAGTTGGTGTCCAGCCAAGAGTAATGAAAGCTCTGTTTCAAAAAAATGATATTTTCTTTGATAGAGCAATTTCTTATGTATCTACTCAAACTCGAACCGGCAATGGGAATAACAGAACAAAATAAATAAGATTTTGTAAATTGCAAACTGGCTAACATGCCATGGCCTATTATATTGGCCTCTTCTTATTTATTGACCCTGAAGCGCATGCGTGGTTTAAATTGTTTGCCGCGCTCCATTTCACTTCTCAACAACAACCTTACCTTCTCTTTGTTCCATGAGCCTTGTCTATGGGATCCAAATCCTCGGTCGCGCTCATCGTAACTGATCCTTTCCAGCTCGATGCAGTTCCACTGTTTTGTGGCATTATCATGACACGGGCAACCCCCAAACGGCCGTCTCCTTTCTCCACCAGGACACCAACATCTGGTCGCATATGTATAGGTGAGACAACATAATTGTTAGGCAACAAAATGGTTGAATAAACTTCAGAAAATGGACTTGAAAATTTAGAACTACTCTTTGCGGCGGccgtgttcgcttgaacttaccaGCCCGGCTTATCAGGCatggtatagtgtttttctctcacaacaaaacagcagcagCAGTCGGCTTATAAGCCGCAAAAACTATCATCCGAACCGCTATGAATGTTCAGAAAAACAGAGGCGTCCACTAACAATGACACAATAATACAAGGACGACTACTACTCCCTATCAATATTGGTGCGCCCTAGCATAGTTTTTTTCCCCCTCGGAGCTTGCCGTCACTCCCACCTGCCATCTAGCTAGGAAGTTCACCAAATTGGATCTCTAGACACTTTTTAGATTTGGAAATACTGGAAGACAGACCAAGCAATAATGGAGATTCTGTTTTGGAGGTTTTAGTGTAATTTAGTGTGTCGGGTTGCTCAGCCATGAATGTGTTCGATGAAGCTCATAGAACACGTCCATGGACGTGACGCGGAGACGTGGAGTTCTGGGCCTGCTTTTTATATTTTTAGGTAAATTATTATTAATGATTGACAATGGCAACAATTAGCCCTCTATTTTTTTCGCCACATGGAATACTCGTTTTTTAAAACTATTGAAGATGCTCTAAGTAGAGCCGGCCCTAGAGGGGTGCTGCAGGCGAGACACATGTAGCCTAGGCCCTACTTATGTAATACACTAATACTCCTATAGCCCATTAGCCAATATGGAATTTTCAACATCCATGCCTACCCTTCGCAAATTCTAACATGCGGCCGGTCGCCTGCTGTTTCGTCCCATTTTTATTTTGGCCCCTTTTTTAAAAAAGTTTGTCACAAATATGCCCCTCGAGGTATGTTTTCAAAATCTATACCCTCAGCTTGGCGCCATAATTATTGGCGCCGagattacacgtctcggcgccagagCATTTGGCGTCGAGCTTCCTCGGCCACGTCGGCGTTGACGCAGACGTGACGGTGACATGGTAGTCACCTCAGCGTCGGGGTtattggcgccgagctcagcgtcaAGATCTATGgtgccgaggtggtgttttaccTCAGCGCCCAACCTTCCTGGCCgaggcttcttcctcttctttttccTCCCTCTTGGGTTTTTGCTCTCCTCACtttgccctacctcacgaatcgacatattggaccttagaaactttgatttgatcgatagatcttcgagagcaaggtatcttcgctcccctcctagtttttttcgcatcgattcagtatatattagtcgaatttttcaacctaagaatcatcattgcttagggtttcatgcaatttttaatatttgtattatacaaccataggatGCCAAGGCATGAAAAAgttagcaaaccaaggtaacctcaatGCATGTTGTtatattatgggttcattgttgtggatcaaatagaaaaccctaggtttagggtttaatgttaattgctttcggttcttagaacgaaattggttaaaTTGTAGAtatggccggatgaccgaaaatgcctttgacccattgcctctgcctagtggtgtttcagtgcccatgtgcttttgcggcgatccttgcaaggtagccaaatccgatgaagaggacacgtataggcagatgtattggatgtgttctaattttacttttgagcctacacttcgtcagcgccgcattaacaagatggtgaggaattaatgttgtgtaataattattttatgtCATATGAAATCTTGCACGAttgttttgttttgtaacaattgcatttgttgcagacccctctaccgctctgtgattttgagcagtggatcgacactaagATTAAGCCTAAAGACAAGGAATGGATACAGAAactgttgcggtgggaggcagaggacaaggagatgatggagaagagacgcagagaggaggctgtagaaaaggagcacaaggaagaggaggaaaggaggcgtgttgttgcatatagagaggagagggagaagaagcttgagtgtGCACGCCGAGCAAAAGCAGCGATGGaagagaatcccgatgccctgaggaagggaaagtggcctcgttgcactcagtagtctccatgacttgctagttctatggtttattcttgaacaatgttgtctaccgttggacttttcattgtgttgtcatgtaatgcactttaagtatgggcatacttaggtcatgtactgcgttatttagtttgtcggcatgtacttctagtattattgtgttatttaatgtgtcatagtattggacttttcattgtgttgttgTTTTTATTatctgtggtcataatattcagtttaatattgcAGACGTAGTGAAATGAGATCACGTACTGCAAATAAAATCTAATGAAGTAtgacattatataattcaacacgcaCAACACacaaaatggcatgtgagaacatgtaccaaattAGGGTACAAAGGtcctgaactaaacctaacatggcatcggtaattgaagcgaacaacaagcacatgaaatggcatgtgagaacatgtaccaaataagggtacatagttccttcgactaaacctaacatgccttagataattaaaccaaacaacaaacacatggatgtgccatgtgaataagatagggtcatccaagtagtgtggccacatagcaaattgtgttgcaccttctccatagtagcctcccattattgatggtggtggtggcgggggtggcggcggaggccccttgttcttgtgattagggtaggtgcaatatagatcattgcagagtgcctcctgtgaacctgcaccattgttgttgtcgtcgtcttcgtcttccttgtaaccactgctaactttcctttgtagatcgaagatatggttctacaggtagtagatgtactgctgatgcggataaattggtcgaggatcgacccacctagtgaacccacagttttcatTGAAAAGTAGTtgtagctgctcatacccatcctcctagtccctatatatcatcttccatgctcgctgcttagccctccaagctttatcataagttatcacataactgccatacaacgcctcaacggtacTGATAATTGTCCAAACCtttatgttgggttctccctgcaatatttccatcaaccacttggcaatgagggtagatgtcaactatcAATGCTTCAGTGTGagcacatggtcagcacaattatgtggcctgataacttttgtgatcttccactttccggtgatcttttgcttccttgcacaaaccatccgtgggcagcgttccttgttgcacacaactatgtaacggtgctccgcatatgaatgtaagaccttgtaaggtctcttttgtATCATTACAAACGCCTGCAGCCACCTCTTCGATGcggggaggtccttgaataccctacccttctcaattaccatgttagggcagGCCTCAAGAGCTTCTAGCAGCTCTTCATCATGTCCTTGTGCACACGCTTGATcgaaatgagcaagatcactgaactcGTGAACCCTTGGATCATGGtggccgggaaagatacgcctcaacaTCTCAAagtcactctccgtcagctctccaacaggacaattatcatcagaatcaagagccttTGTCATCTCATATGGCtttgaatcattcataatttcaacactattggagccatggaatccatctccacagtgcacttacgcagcaacagggggcacatccatattgttaggaatgtctcctacaacataaGTAGAAATACGAGAAAAGAATGAGAAAATTGGATGTAAGgaatggggtaagctcccaataatgatgcagataagacacttactcggatgattctgtgtcaaagggatcttatgaggaggatctaccacaacatcatgagtccgacaagcatctccaacaacctcattgggggcagattgagcatcgaaaACCGTATGTGCAACCTCTACATCCATATCAGATTCCGAGATGGGAAGGTCAAAGTGTGCCTACTGACCCATTTctagggaaaacccatgagggatgcgaTCAAGTaccacccgacgcacaaccacattCAAACTTTAGAActagctcttcatagccgatctcatatAGTTCTTCCACTTATCCgtacacccaattgggatcatcttccttagGA
Coding sequences within:
- the LOC136452386 gene encoding uncharacterized protein; translation: MRIRKGNPVEVWTQEAGSPVGAWRSGEVTWGNGHSYTLRWHDGDGEVSGRISRKSVRPRPPPAPVPRDLDAGDMVEVFDDDDCLWKCAEVQGPAAANDRHFDVKIVGAAKVLTVPAQRLRVRQVLLDDVWVALHKDNHVAVQSAMQPRAIVGMGVGRGKGGYKPMAPGFTPFLQKRSFGMLGSASHTTSHVKGFEDNTKRLKQEPIPNVCVNNKRDEMSGEDCDNDVGIGINPDDDDDHQQQQQQQHERKDDKEEEDDDDDDSDSDSSSDDSSSGSGSDSDSDSRTRSIDAGKDCPAAPTTMPCNVQKAGQLQPVKKEQPIIKEEQPVKEEQHCDDTAESREIKSEPLRHQTMGSTTVREHIHHLELEAYAALMKAFHACGNALSWEKEGLLSDLRVHLHISNDEHLQVLNVILNRKRRTGGPR